The following are encoded in a window of Allosphingosinicella indica genomic DNA:
- a CDS encoding RelA/SpoT family protein translates to MLRQYELVEKVRSYDPDADEALINRAYVFSMKAHGSQKRASGDPYYSHPIEVAGILTDLHLDDETIVTAILHDTIEDTLATPEEIEKSFGANVARLVDGVTKLSKIEAQSESQRAAENLRKFLLAMSGDIRVLLVKLADRLHNMRTLHFIANPEKRRRIAKETMDIYAPLAERIGMYEFMTEMQTLAFRELEPDAYESISKRLEQLHRGEGDLIERIGRGLKAHLEANGVDAQVQGREKHPYSIWRKMAERHVSFEQLSDVMAFRAIVGSVEDCYRTLGLIHQRWPVVPGRFKDFISTPKRNGYQSLHTTVIHDENMRIEIQIRTEEMHAQAEHGLAAHWAYKEGKEAATTQHPWISDLVEILDHAGSAEELLEHTRMAMYQDRIFAFTPKGELIQLPKGATPVDFAYAVHTDLGDQTVGAKVNGRVMPLRTPLENGDQVEILVSKAQHPQPAWLSFVVTGKARAKVRRFVKSKEREETVALGRKIFDEIVQRLPAPLGWEAMAEALKRLHLPDDEALMESIALKRVSDVAVMEALIPGSAGKKGVKPPPQRTAISIKGLTPGVAFQLAECCHPIPGDRIVGLRREGEGIEVHTIDCETLANGVDADWVDLAWGDKTDGGSARINVVIRNQPGSLAAITGILGTHGANIVKLDQTGRDSSFHTFRLDIEVHDVQHLMRIIAALRASEMVSTAERL, encoded by the coding sequence GTGCTGCGCCAGTATGAACTCGTCGAGAAGGTCCGGTCCTACGATCCCGATGCGGACGAGGCGCTGATCAACCGCGCCTACGTCTTCTCGATGAAGGCGCACGGCAGCCAGAAGCGCGCCTCAGGTGATCCCTATTACAGTCATCCGATCGAGGTCGCGGGCATCCTCACCGACCTGCACCTCGACGACGAGACGATCGTCACCGCGATCCTCCACGACACGATCGAGGACACGCTGGCGACGCCCGAGGAGATCGAGAAGAGCTTCGGCGCCAATGTCGCGCGGCTGGTCGACGGCGTTACCAAGCTCAGCAAGATCGAGGCGCAGAGCGAGAGCCAGCGCGCGGCGGAGAACCTCAGGAAGTTCCTGCTCGCCATGTCGGGCGACATCCGCGTGCTGCTGGTCAAGCTCGCCGACCGGCTGCACAACATGCGCACGCTGCATTTCATCGCCAATCCGGAGAAGCGGCGCCGCATCGCCAAGGAGACGATGGATATCTATGCGCCGCTCGCCGAGCGGATCGGCATGTACGAGTTCATGACCGAGATGCAGACGCTGGCGTTCCGCGAGCTGGAGCCGGACGCCTACGAATCGATCTCCAAGCGGCTCGAGCAGCTCCACCGCGGCGAGGGCGACCTGATCGAGCGGATCGGCCGCGGCCTCAAGGCGCATTTGGAGGCGAACGGCGTCGACGCGCAGGTGCAGGGGCGCGAGAAGCATCCCTATTCGATCTGGCGCAAGATGGCCGAGCGGCACGTCAGCTTCGAGCAATTGTCCGACGTGATGGCGTTCCGCGCGATCGTCGGCAGCGTCGAGGATTGCTACCGGACATTGGGCCTCATCCACCAGCGCTGGCCGGTGGTGCCGGGGCGGTTCAAGGACTTCATCTCGACCCCCAAGCGCAATGGCTATCAGTCGCTCCACACGACGGTGATCCACGACGAGAATATGCGGATCGAGATCCAGATCCGTACCGAGGAGATGCACGCGCAGGCCGAGCACGGGCTCGCCGCGCACTGGGCGTATAAGGAAGGCAAGGAAGCCGCGACCACGCAGCATCCGTGGATCAGCGACCTTGTCGAGATCCTCGACCATGCGGGCAGTGCCGAGGAGCTGCTCGAACATACGCGCATGGCGATGTACCAGGACCGCATCTTCGCCTTCACCCCCAAGGGCGAGCTCATCCAGCTTCCCAAGGGCGCGACGCCGGTCGATTTCGCCTATGCCGTCCACACCGATCTCGGCGACCAGACGGTGGGCGCCAAGGTCAACGGCCGGGTGATGCCGCTTCGGACGCCGCTCGAGAATGGCGACCAGGTCGAAATCCTAGTCTCCAAGGCGCAGCACCCGCAGCCGGCGTGGCTGAGCTTCGTCGTGACCGGCAAGGCGCGCGCCAAGGTACGCCGCTTCGTCAAATCGAAGGAGCGTGAGGAGACGGTCGCGCTCGGCCGCAAGATCTTCGACGAGATCGTCCAGCGCCTCCCCGCACCGCTCGGCTGGGAAGCGATGGCGGAAGCGTTGAAGCGGCTGCACCTCCCCGATGACGAAGCGCTGATGGAGTCGATCGCGCTGAAGCGGGTCAGCGACGTTGCGGTGATGGAGGCGCTGATACCCGGCTCCGCAGGGAAGAAGGGCGTGAAGCCGCCGCCGCAGCGCACCGCCATTTCGATCAAGGGCCTGACGCCGGGCGTCGCCTTCCAGCTCGCCGAATGCTGCCACCCGATCCCAGGCGACCGGATCGTGGGTCTGCGCCGCGAGGGCGAGGGGATCGAGGTCCACACCATCGATTGCGAGACGCTGGCCAATGGCGTCGACGCCGACTGGGTCGATCTCGCCTGGGGCGACAAAACCGACGGCGGCAGCGCGCGGATCAACGTCGTCATCCGCAACCAGCCGGGCTCGCTGGCGGCGATCACCGGCATCCTTGGCACCCACGGCGCCAATATCGTCAAGCTCGACCAGACCGGCCGCGATTCGAGCTTCCACACCTTCCGGCTCGACATCGAGGTGCACGACGTCCAGCACCTGATGCGCATCATCGCGGCGCTGAGGGCCTCCGAAATGGTTTCGACGGCGGAGCGGCTCTAG
- a CDS encoding winged helix-turn-helix transcriptional regulator, translating to MIDLERHKCLLTECSLPAALQVVGERWSFLILRAAFNGLHHFEEFQSTLGIARNILSNRLARLVENEILQREPDPADRRKVTYRLTQKGRELLPVLISLRQWGERWVSGIPSNPVLVDRQSLRPVAAMGVHAEDGRPLSLQELAWVDRDEIARARPEKERAA from the coding sequence ATGATCGATCTCGAGCGCCACAAGTGCCTGCTGACCGAATGTTCGCTGCCCGCCGCGCTGCAGGTGGTGGGCGAGCGCTGGTCGTTTCTGATCCTGCGCGCGGCGTTCAACGGCCTCCATCATTTTGAGGAGTTCCAGTCGACGCTGGGGATCGCGCGCAACATCCTTTCCAACCGTCTCGCCCGGCTGGTCGAGAACGAAATCCTCCAGCGCGAACCCGACCCCGCCGACCGGCGCAAGGTCACCTACCGCCTCACCCAGAAGGGCCGCGAGCTGCTGCCGGTGCTGATTTCGCTCCGCCAATGGGGCGAGCGCTGGGTGTCGGGCATCCCGAGCAACCCGGTGCTGGTCGATCGCCAGAGCCTTCGCCCGGTCGCGGCGATGGGCGTTCATGCCGAAGACGGGCGGCCGCTGTCGTTGCAGGAGCTAGCCTGGGTCGATCGCGACGAGATCGCCCGCGCCCGGCCGGAAAAAGAAAGGGCGGCCTGA
- the rpoZ gene encoding DNA-directed RNA polymerase subunit omega: MARVTVEDCVDKIPNRFDLVLLASQRARQISGGADLTIDRDRDKNPVVALREIAEQTVKPKHLEEALVGNLQRVQIDEDDEVDAVGSLAQSAEALRLTAAAPPRTSNVGGDYE, translated from the coding sequence ATGGCGCGCGTCACCGTCGAAGATTGCGTCGACAAGATCCCCAACCGTTTCGACCTCGTCCTGCTCGCCTCGCAGCGCGCACGGCAGATTTCGGGCGGCGCGGACCTCACCATCGATCGCGACCGCGACAAGAATCCGGTCGTGGCGCTGCGCGAGATCGCCGAGCAGACGGTGAAGCCCAAGCATCTCGAAGAGGCGCTGGTCGGCAATTTGCAGCGCGTCCAGATCGACGAGGACGACGAAGTCGATGCGGTCGGCTCGCTGGCGCAATCGGCCGAGGCGCTGCGCCTCACCGCCGCCGCGCCGCCGCGGACGAGCAATGTCGGCGGGGACTACGAGTAA
- the yajC gene encoding preprotein translocase subunit YajC, producing MFSSPAYAAAGSEPAGAAGFMISVFPLLLVFVIFYFLLIRPQQRRMKQHQAMVQAVKKNDVAVTAGGVIGKVTKVDEHEIEMEIAQGVRVKVVKGTLSEVRPHGAKPAND from the coding sequence ATGTTCTCATCACCAGCCTATGCCGCGGCCGGATCCGAGCCCGCAGGAGCCGCCGGCTTCATGATCTCGGTCTTTCCGCTGCTCCTCGTCTTCGTCATCTTCTATTTCCTGCTCATCCGACCGCAGCAGCGGCGCATGAAGCAGCATCAGGCGATGGTGCAGGCGGTGAAGAAGAACGACGTGGCGGTCACCGCCGGCGGCGTCATCGGCAAGGTCACCAAGGTCGACGAGCATGAGATCGAGATGGAGATCGCTCAGGGCGTCCGCGTCAAGGTGGTGAAGGGCACGCTGAGCGAGGTCCGTCCCCACGGCGCGAAGCCGGCGAACGACTGA
- the secD gene encoding protein translocase subunit SecD, producing MLDFPRWKIWMVSLTLLVGVLFSIPSFLPQRVVDRFPAWLPHSQIALGLDLAGGSHLLLEGTTGDIAKQRLETMEESIRTQMRRESPRIEIGEISTTGGRLSFLVRDPAQTDAAREVAYNLTQPVGIAGQRDWNVNVIDTSRIVMEPTQAGIADALDKAMDTAREVVYNRVDPEGTREVTIVRQGGNRILVQVPGLEDPESLKQLLGKTARLEFKLVDLNADPTQVAQGRAPVGSQVLPYPEGQGGRIAVQRRAMVTGDQLIDASQQFDPQTNQPTVSIRFDGAGGRRFANVTQQNVGKPFAIILDGVVISAPNINEPILGGQAQISGNFTVETANNLAVQLRSGKLPVELKVVEERTVGPDLGADSIRAGVIASIIATVAVIIFMLITYGRFGVYANLALVINVFVIVGVMAFFHATLTLPGIAGFVLTIGAAVDANVLINERIREERRRGRSVMQSVELGYKEASRTIFDANVTNAIAAVIMIILGSGPVKGFATVLLIGIITSVFTAVTFTRMLVIIWLRRNRPSEIHI from the coding sequence ATGCTGGACTTCCCGCGCTGGAAGATTTGGATGGTCTCGCTGACCTTGCTGGTCGGCGTGCTCTTCTCGATTCCGAGCTTCTTGCCGCAGCGGGTGGTCGATCGCTTCCCCGCCTGGCTCCCGCATTCGCAGATCGCGCTCGGCCTGGATCTCGCCGGCGGCAGCCATTTGCTGCTGGAAGGCACGACCGGCGACATCGCCAAGCAGCGCTTGGAGACGATGGAAGAATCGATCCGCACCCAGATGCGGCGCGAGAGCCCCCGCATCGAGATCGGCGAGATTTCCACGACCGGCGGGCGCTTGAGCTTCCTGGTGCGCGATCCGGCGCAGACCGATGCGGCGCGCGAAGTCGCCTACAATCTCACCCAGCCCGTCGGCATCGCCGGCCAGCGCGACTGGAACGTCAACGTCATCGACACCAGCCGCATCGTCATGGAGCCGACCCAGGCCGGCATCGCCGACGCGCTCGACAAGGCGATGGATACGGCCCGCGAGGTCGTTTACAACCGCGTCGATCCGGAAGGAACGCGCGAAGTCACGATCGTCCGCCAGGGCGGCAATCGCATCCTCGTCCAGGTGCCGGGGCTCGAAGATCCGGAAAGCCTGAAGCAGCTCCTCGGCAAGACCGCGCGGCTGGAATTCAAGCTCGTCGATCTCAACGCCGATCCCACGCAGGTCGCGCAGGGCCGCGCGCCGGTGGGCAGCCAGGTACTGCCCTACCCCGAAGGACAGGGCGGCCGCATCGCCGTCCAGCGCCGCGCGATGGTGACCGGCGATCAGCTCATCGACGCCAGCCAGCAGTTCGATCCGCAGACCAACCAGCCGACCGTCTCGATCCGCTTCGACGGCGCCGGCGGCCGCCGCTTCGCCAACGTTACCCAGCAGAATGTCGGCAAGCCGTTCGCGATCATCCTCGACGGTGTGGTCATCTCCGCGCCGAACATCAACGAGCCGATCCTCGGCGGCCAGGCGCAGATCTCGGGTAATTTCACCGTCGAGACCGCCAACAACCTCGCGGTGCAGCTCCGCTCGGGCAAGCTGCCCGTCGAGCTGAAGGTGGTTGAGGAACGCACCGTCGGCCCCGATCTTGGCGCCGATTCGATCCGCGCCGGCGTGATCGCTTCGATCATCGCGACCGTTGCTGTGATCATCTTCATGCTGATCACCTATGGCCGGTTCGGCGTCTATGCGAACCTCGCGCTCGTCATCAACGTGTTCGTCATCGTCGGCGTGATGGCCTTTTTCCATGCGACGCTGACGCTGCCCGGCATCGCCGGCTTCGTGCTGACGATCGGCGCTGCGGTGGACGCCAACGTGCTGATCAACGAGCGCATCCGCGAGGAGCGAAGACGCGGCCGCAGCGTCATGCAGTCGGTGGAATTGGGCTATAAGGAAGCCAGCCGCACCATCTTCGACGCCAACGTCACCAATGCGATCGCCGCGGTGATCATGATCATCCTCGGCTCCGGCCCGGTGAAGGGCTTCGCGACCGTGCTGCTCATCGGCATCATCACCTCGGTCTTCACGGCGGTGACCTTCACCCGGATGCTGGTGATCATCTGGCTGCGCCGGAACCGCCCGTCCGAGATCCATATCTAA
- the secF gene encoding protein translocase subunit SecF: MRLLKLVPDNTNIGFVKLRWWAFAFTAVLTLASLALVVTRGLNLGVDFVGGLMVEAQFEQPPSLDRLRTQINRMNVGEASLQQFGSPRTVSIRLPLPENADEGATNAIVSKVQSGLRAEYPSVTFPRYDTVSGKVSGELVQNGILAVILAILGIAVYSWFRFEWQFGVSTAVAIVHDVIVTFGFFALTQMEFDLNIVAAVLTIIGYSINDKIVIDDRIRENLRKFRKMEIRSLIDLSVNETLPRTVMTSVTLILALGSLLIWGGDVLRGFSAAMLLGIVVGTYSSIYVSSSLLISLGISSTSFLPKNPATGGERVTSRDA; this comes from the coding sequence ATGCGTTTGCTGAAGCTCGTCCCGGACAACACCAATATCGGCTTCGTGAAGCTGCGCTGGTGGGCGTTCGCCTTCACCGCGGTGTTGACGCTCGCCTCGCTCGCGCTGGTCGTGACGCGCGGGCTCAACCTCGGCGTCGATTTCGTCGGCGGCCTGATGGTCGAGGCGCAGTTCGAGCAGCCGCCTTCGCTCGACCGGCTGCGCACTCAGATCAATCGGATGAACGTGGGCGAGGCATCGCTGCAGCAATTCGGCAGCCCGCGCACCGTCTCGATCCGCCTGCCGCTTCCGGAGAACGCCGACGAGGGCGCGACCAACGCGATCGTCTCGAAGGTGCAGAGCGGGCTACGCGCCGAATATCCCAGCGTCACCTTCCCACGCTACGACACCGTGTCGGGGAAGGTCTCGGGCGAGCTGGTCCAGAACGGCATCCTCGCGGTGATCCTCGCGATTCTCGGCATCGCCGTCTATTCCTGGTTCCGGTTCGAATGGCAGTTCGGCGTCTCGACCGCGGTCGCTATCGTCCACGACGTGATCGTCACCTTCGGCTTCTTCGCGTTGACGCAGATGGAGTTCGATCTCAACATCGTCGCCGCGGTGCTCACCATCATCGGCTATTCGATCAACGACAAGATCGTGATCGACGACCGCATCCGCGAAAACTTACGAAAATTCCGCAAGATGGAGATACGATCGCTGATCGATCTCTCGGTCAACGAGACCTTGCCGCGCACCGTGATGACGTCGGTCACGCTGATCCTCGCGCTCGGCTCGCTGCTGATCTGGGGTGGCGACGTGCTGCGCGGTTTCTCCGCCGCCATGCTGCTCGGCATCGTCGTCGGCACCTATTCGTCGATCTACGTCTCATCGTCGCTGCTCATCTCGCTGGGCATCAGCTCGACGAGCTTCCTGCCCAAGAATCCCGCGACCGGGGGCGAGCGGGTCACCAGCCGCGACGCATGA